From Humisphaera borealis, the proteins below share one genomic window:
- a CDS encoding polysaccharide lyase: MTRRHKPATASGATRSTSPGTVVRRVEQLESRLLMATSGPAPILLYEDFETPAFDLWTVDQGPDRITTANATEVTPRAGSSVGKFVLPAGQQRSELYLLPPEPAHAERWYGFSIFVPADYADDPWRDIVAQWHETPDWALGESWRVPPLTLAIVNGTWQVDTRWDKRAVNPVGESWNPPAPNGGRAEFYYPLTKGVWTDWVFHVKWSYESDGDLEVWKNGTQLIDRAGPNTFNDFYGNYIKIGVYHPDYQLDTHPVTPVKVVYHDELRIAGEGGSLAMVSPGPVPPVPPPPPPPPPPPPPPPTAVAVKVNFQPAEASPVAGYFVDSGKTYSAQFGRMYGWAASHTDAVFDRGINAEQLLDTVVSVKAGGRWDLAVPNGTYTVKVAVGDPAVATKNNIWVEGNWALRYQSQPANVFATVTTTSVVTDGRLTLEVGGAATGTTRINYIEVTPANPVPPPPPPPPPGGSFTPAKINFQPATSAVVAGYIIDSGKTYTAQNGRTYGWSTAHADAVVDRGINASQLLDTNVAVKAGARWELAVPNGTYVVKLSVGDAAAASKNNLWVEGVQLFNYQSLAANVFSSRSVTVKVTDGRLTLGIGSAPTGTTRLDYLEVSAATP; encoded by the coding sequence ATGACGCGCCGCCACAAGCCCGCCACGGCCTCCGGGGCCACACGCTCTACCAGCCCCGGTACCGTTGTTCGTCGGGTCGAACAGCTCGAGTCGCGGCTGCTGATGGCGACGTCCGGTCCGGCGCCGATTCTGTTGTATGAAGACTTCGAGACGCCGGCATTCGACCTCTGGACGGTCGATCAGGGGCCGGACCGGATCACCACAGCCAATGCGACAGAGGTAACCCCACGGGCCGGAAGTTCCGTCGGCAAGTTTGTTCTGCCGGCCGGTCAGCAGAGGTCCGAGCTCTATCTGCTTCCACCGGAGCCCGCGCATGCCGAACGGTGGTACGGCTTTTCCATCTTCGTTCCGGCCGACTACGCGGACGACCCCTGGCGCGACATCGTCGCCCAGTGGCACGAGACGCCTGACTGGGCCCTCGGCGAAAGCTGGCGCGTACCGCCGCTGACACTGGCGATCGTTAACGGCACCTGGCAGGTGGATACGCGATGGGACAAGCGGGCCGTTAATCCGGTGGGGGAATCGTGGAACCCGCCGGCGCCCAACGGCGGCCGCGCCGAGTTTTACTACCCGCTGACCAAAGGCGTCTGGACAGACTGGGTGTTCCACGTGAAGTGGTCCTACGAAAGTGACGGCGACCTGGAGGTCTGGAAGAACGGCACACAGCTCATCGATCGTGCCGGCCCGAACACGTTCAACGACTTCTACGGAAACTACATCAAGATCGGGGTGTATCACCCGGACTACCAGCTGGACACGCATCCGGTAACGCCGGTGAAGGTCGTCTACCACGACGAACTGCGGATCGCCGGGGAGGGAGGATCGCTGGCCATGGTCTCGCCGGGACCGGTGCCACCAGTCCCGCCACCACCACCACCACCACCACCACCACCACCGCCCCCTCCGACCGCCGTCGCGGTAAAGGTCAACTTTCAGCCGGCCGAGGCGTCCCCGGTTGCCGGCTACTTCGTCGATTCCGGCAAGACCTATTCGGCGCAGTTCGGCCGGATGTACGGCTGGGCGGCGTCTCACACAGATGCCGTATTCGACCGGGGCATCAACGCTGAACAGTTGCTCGACACCGTCGTGAGTGTGAAAGCCGGCGGCCGGTGGGACCTGGCGGTTCCGAACGGCACCTACACGGTGAAAGTCGCCGTCGGCGACCCCGCTGTCGCGACGAAGAACAACATCTGGGTGGAGGGCAACTGGGCCCTTCGGTACCAGTCGCAGCCGGCCAACGTCTTTGCGACGGTCACGACAACCTCAGTCGTAACGGACGGGAGACTGACACTCGAGGTCGGCGGGGCGGCGACCGGCACGACACGCATCAATTACATTGAAGTCACGCCGGCCAACCCGGTACCGCCACCGCCACCACCTCCACCACCGGGCGGATCGTTCACCCCGGCGAAGATCAACTTTCAACCGGCCACGTCGGCGGTGGTCGCGGGATACATCATCGATTCGGGCAAGACGTACACCGCCCAGAACGGCAGAACCTACGGCTGGAGCACCGCCCATGCCGACGCCGTCGTCGATCGCGGCATCAATGCCAGCCAACTGCTCGATACCAATGTGGCGGTCAAGGCGGGTGCCCGCTGGGAACTGGCGGTCCCCAACGGGACGTACGTCGTCAAGTTGTCTGTCGGCGACGCCGCAGCGGCATCGAAAAACAATCTCTGGGTCGAGGGCGTGCAACTGTTCAACTACCAGTCGCTGGCGGCGAACGTCTTCAGCAGCCGGTCGGTGACCGTCAAAGTGACCGACGGTCGCCTGACGCTTGGCATCGGCTCGGCCCCGACCGGCACAACAAGGCTCGACTACCTCGAAGTGTCGGCGGCGACGCCATGA
- a CDS encoding sulfite oxidase-like oxidoreductase — translation MSDSSPRPRIISPDTLRAGGDRQARTPPAQVLSVKWPVLHYGNVPEVNPHAENWRLRIFGACDAPYELKYDEIRAMPPVDVVCDMHCVTHWSRLDNVFTGVPTKLLIDRAKPRPEARFVMCHGENGFTTNLPLEAFTGDDCILAWAWDGKDLTPDHGWPLRGIVPRLYLWKSAKWIRGIELRKTDAPGFWEQNGYHMNGDPWKEERYGW, via the coding sequence ATGAGTGACTCTTCCCCACGGCCGCGCATCATTTCCCCCGATACCCTTCGCGCTGGCGGCGACCGCCAAGCGCGAACGCCGCCGGCGCAGGTGTTGTCGGTCAAGTGGCCGGTGCTGCACTACGGCAACGTGCCAGAGGTCAATCCGCACGCCGAGAACTGGCGGCTGCGGATCTTCGGCGCGTGCGATGCGCCGTACGAGCTGAAGTACGATGAGATCCGCGCCATGCCGCCGGTCGATGTCGTCTGCGACATGCACTGCGTGACCCACTGGAGCCGGCTCGACAACGTCTTCACCGGCGTGCCCACGAAACTGCTGATCGATCGCGCCAAGCCGCGCCCCGAAGCGCGATTTGTCATGTGTCACGGCGAGAACGGCTTCACGACCAACCTGCCCCTGGAAGCCTTCACCGGCGATGACTGCATCCTCGCCTGGGCCTGGGACGGCAAAGACCTCACCCCCGACCACGGCTGGCCGCTCCGCGGCATCGTGCCACGGCTGTACCTGTGGAAGAGCGCCAAGTGGATTCGCGGCATCGAGCTCCGCAAGACCGATGCGCCGGGTTTCTGGGAGCAGAACGGATATCACATGAACGGCGACCCCTGGAAGGAAGAGCGATACGGCTGGTAG
- a CDS encoding glycosyltransferase family 2 protein, producing the protein MTDKPFLSLVIPCYNEQEIVPTLLSRVDSALAVLNKPFEAIVVDDGSKDDTPRLLAEGMQKYPWLRVLRMRKNGGQSAAFEAGFAAARADIIATIDADLQNDPEEIPRLLPMLDQDGGYDLINGWRKDRQDTNFRRWQSRQANKIRNWISQDNINDSACSLKVYRSHTIKGLKLFNGAHRFFPALVKMRGYKVLEVPVKHSPRFAGTAKYGFGNRALRAFIDLLGVRWMKERYIRSQADEVPRE; encoded by the coding sequence ATGACTGACAAGCCTTTCCTCTCACTCGTCATCCCCTGCTACAACGAGCAGGAGATCGTCCCGACCCTGCTGTCCCGCGTGGACAGCGCCCTGGCCGTGCTGAACAAGCCTTTCGAGGCGATCGTCGTCGACGACGGCTCGAAGGACGATACGCCTCGGCTGCTCGCCGAGGGAATGCAGAAGTACCCCTGGCTGCGGGTGCTGCGGATGCGGAAGAACGGTGGGCAGTCGGCGGCGTTCGAGGCCGGCTTTGCCGCCGCCCGAGCCGACATCATCGCCACCATCGACGCCGACCTGCAGAACGACCCCGAGGAGATTCCTCGCCTGCTCCCCATGCTCGATCAGGACGGCGGCTACGACCTGATCAACGGCTGGCGGAAGGACCGCCAGGACACCAACTTCCGCCGCTGGCAGAGCCGCCAGGCCAACAAGATTCGCAACTGGATCAGCCAGGACAACATCAACGACTCGGCATGCAGTCTGAAGGTGTACCGTTCGCACACGATCAAGGGCTTGAAGCTGTTCAACGGCGCGCACCGCTTCTTCCCGGCGCTGGTGAAGATGCGCGGCTACAAGGTGTTGGAAGTTCCCGTCAAGCACAGCCCGCGCTTTGCCGGCACGGCGAAGTACGGATTCGGCAACCGCGCGCTGCGAGCGTTCATCGATCTGCTGGGCGTGCGGTGGATGAAGGAGCGGTACATCCGCTCGCAGGCGGATGAAGTGCCGCGGGAATAG
- a CDS encoding sugar phosphate isomerase/epimerase family protein, whose translation MQLHGHTIAVCSWSLQPKSMAELVAKVKKLGVNHMQLALNELSQMEPAKRQAELAELKASGIQLTGGMLHFAGEDYSSIARIRETGGFIPDGEWGDRKKITADVAKLAKELNAGAILAHVGFVPPHGHAGYKPAVERVREVAKMLAAQGLVLHMETGQEPAGELLSFMNDLNEPNVFINFDPANMILYGAGEPIPAIKLLGKHIKHVHAKDATASARPGVEWGAEVPFGTGQVGVKRFLSALKEVGYTGPLALEREAGDNRLGDIAAGIEAIKSNVPA comes from the coding sequence ATGCAACTCCACGGTCACACCATCGCCGTCTGCTCCTGGTCGCTTCAGCCCAAGTCCATGGCGGAGCTTGTCGCCAAGGTCAAAAAGCTCGGCGTGAACCACATGCAGTTGGCGCTCAACGAGCTGTCACAAATGGAGCCCGCCAAACGCCAGGCCGAATTGGCGGAACTGAAGGCTTCCGGCATCCAGCTCACCGGCGGCATGCTCCACTTTGCCGGTGAAGACTATTCGTCCATCGCCCGCATCCGCGAGACCGGCGGATTCATCCCGGACGGCGAGTGGGGTGATCGCAAGAAGATCACAGCGGATGTCGCCAAGCTGGCAAAGGAACTGAACGCCGGCGCCATCCTGGCTCACGTCGGCTTCGTCCCACCGCACGGCCATGCCGGTTACAAGCCCGCCGTCGAACGGGTGCGCGAGGTCGCCAAAATGCTCGCCGCCCAGGGCCTAGTGCTGCACATGGAAACCGGCCAGGAGCCCGCCGGCGAACTGCTGTCGTTCATGAACGACCTGAACGAGCCGAACGTGTTCATCAATTTCGACCCCGCGAACATGATCCTCTACGGCGCGGGCGAGCCGATCCCAGCGATCAAGCTGCTGGGCAAACACATCAAGCACGTCCACGCCAAGGACGCCACCGCATCGGCCAGGCCCGGCGTCGAGTGGGGCGCGGAAGTGCCGTTCGGTACGGGCCAGGTCGGCGTCAAGCGATTCCTGTCCGCACTGAAGGAGGTCGGTTACACCGGCCCGCTCGCGCTGGAGCGCGAAGCCGGCGACAACCGTCTGGGCGACATCGCCGCGGGCATCGAAGCGATCAAGAGCAACGTGCCGGCCTGA
- a CDS encoding class I SAM-dependent methyltransferase, with protein MGQSAPLEPAAPSGYVEDGAFDNEEVYRAWASDYYSPLTQRLYDRSVHRMLQQLAPPPGGMVLDAGCGTGVHSVRAARAGFRVQGVDVSRVALSIALQNAREEGVAERIRYSRADLTRLPFADASFDAVFSWGVVVHIPDVDLAVRELVRVLKPGSRIALQVTNHRAIDNVVEGAVRKVLGRNVGRSRSEYGVGWWCQMFGGLMWNWQMNIGATIRCLDRNNCRLVHRGAVEYTEWQRHMPALPRKLTLRWNDLYNRLRLPAAIASTNLLVFEKSR; from the coding sequence ATGGGGCAGTCGGCACCACTGGAACCCGCCGCGCCGTCGGGCTATGTCGAAGACGGGGCGTTTGATAACGAAGAAGTCTACCGTGCCTGGGCGAGTGACTACTACTCGCCGCTGACCCAACGCCTTTACGACCGGTCGGTCCACCGGATGTTGCAACAATTGGCACCTCCGCCGGGAGGCATGGTGCTCGACGCCGGCTGCGGCACCGGGGTTCACAGCGTGCGGGCGGCCCGCGCCGGATTCCGGGTCCAGGGGGTGGATGTTTCCCGGGTCGCGCTCAGCATCGCGTTGCAGAACGCAAGGGAGGAAGGGGTGGCCGAGCGCATTCGGTATTCCCGGGCCGACCTCACGCGCCTCCCATTTGCCGACGCTTCCTTCGACGCTGTCTTCTCGTGGGGCGTGGTTGTTCACATCCCGGACGTCGATCTTGCCGTTCGCGAACTGGTGCGGGTGCTCAAGCCCGGATCAAGAATCGCGCTCCAGGTCACCAACCACCGGGCGATCGACAATGTGGTGGAGGGCGCGGTGCGGAAAGTGCTCGGCAGGAATGTCGGCCGCTCGCGCAGCGAGTATGGCGTCGGCTGGTGGTGCCAGATGTTCGGCGGACTGATGTGGAACTGGCAGATGAACATCGGCGCGACGATCCGCTGCCTCGACAGGAACAACTGTCGCCTGGTGCACCGGGGCGCGGTCGAGTACACCGAGTGGCAACGCCACATGCCCGCCCTGCCGCGCAAACTGACGCTGCGGTGGAACGATCTGTACAACCGCCTGCGTCTGCCGGCGGCGATCGCCTCGACGAATCTGCTGGTGTTCGAGAAGTCGCGATGA
- a CDS encoding glycosyltransferase family 39 protein, with product MDAVASSNPQSPPANPVWRLRWLTPAVCRVLLLLLLAFGFFGHLHYLHNDCPIDLAGDEAQYWEWSRNLDLSYYSKGPLVAYIIAGSTAIFGDNMPAVRYPALVLGAMTSLVTYLLTRKLFRSDKLALGVVALYHFVPLFVAGSMLMTIDPPFYFCWALATYLLAIAMFDGKRWPWPVIGIVAGIGFLAKYAMFLWFIPMLLALAVDAPSRRWLRSRWPWVAVGIACLFTTQVIVWNTRHDWVSFQHVTTQTGATGGKFSFGNVLEFVGGQIGILGPGIALFMLAGVLHTVRRKGGQGTTGSGVPQPMAPDHVGVPVTRQLRFLAVFGVTFLAFTFFTALRAKVQMNWPAPAYFTLMILAGYFLSTRLVSLAAWRGWRAWFWFTIIFGLIVLPVSHHAELLYPSIRWANQNIIPLKEPWTQQGGWRAMVAKAIPGEPVDAQRVDFTYKLKGWKEACQTLSKELKDIGPGSFMLCHDYQQAAAVAFYLDGQPPTYAASSYYHEDPGRMTQYDVWPDRNLGPDSPLVGKNAIFLGRHEMPFPDLLNAFERVEGVTSTRMKQVDGKWIEIPIQRALKVEIVTDGLDVRSFRYFKCYGFKGMTRPAPEKVSH from the coding sequence ATGGATGCTGTTGCGTCGTCGAATCCCCAATCGCCGCCCGCCAACCCCGTCTGGCGTCTGCGCTGGCTGACGCCTGCCGTCTGCCGTGTTCTGCTGCTGTTGCTCCTGGCGTTCGGATTCTTCGGCCATCTTCACTACCTGCACAACGACTGCCCGATCGACCTGGCCGGCGACGAGGCGCAATACTGGGAATGGTCTCGGAATCTCGATCTGAGCTACTACAGCAAGGGGCCGCTGGTCGCGTACATCATCGCCGGCAGCACGGCGATCTTCGGCGACAACATGCCCGCCGTCCGGTATCCGGCCCTGGTGCTGGGGGCGATGACTTCGCTGGTCACCTACCTACTGACGCGTAAGCTGTTTCGGTCCGACAAGCTCGCGCTGGGCGTGGTTGCGCTCTACCACTTTGTTCCCCTGTTCGTCGCCGGCAGCATGCTGATGACGATCGACCCGCCGTTCTACTTCTGCTGGGCGCTGGCGACGTACCTGCTGGCAATCGCGATGTTCGACGGCAAGCGATGGCCGTGGCCGGTAATCGGCATCGTCGCCGGCATCGGCTTCCTCGCGAAGTACGCGATGTTCCTCTGGTTCATCCCGATGCTGCTGGCGCTGGCGGTCGATGCGCCCAGCCGCCGCTGGCTGCGAAGCCGCTGGCCGTGGGTCGCGGTCGGCATCGCGTGCCTGTTCACAACACAGGTCATCGTCTGGAATACCCGCCACGACTGGGTGTCGTTCCAGCATGTGACGACGCAGACCGGCGCGACCGGTGGCAAGTTTTCCTTCGGTAACGTGCTGGAATTCGTCGGCGGGCAGATCGGCATCCTCGGGCCCGGCATTGCGCTGTTCATGCTCGCCGGTGTGCTGCACACGGTTCGCCGAAAGGGTGGCCAGGGAACCACGGGCAGCGGAGTACCGCAGCCCATGGCACCCGATCACGTTGGCGTGCCCGTTACACGCCAACTCCGCTTCCTCGCCGTCTTCGGCGTCACGTTCCTGGCATTCACATTCTTCACCGCGCTTCGCGCCAAGGTCCAGATGAACTGGCCCGCACCGGCCTACTTCACGCTGATGATCCTGGCGGGCTATTTCCTTTCGACTCGGCTCGTATCGCTCGCCGCATGGCGCGGCTGGCGGGCCTGGTTCTGGTTCACGATCATCTTCGGCCTGATCGTGCTCCCGGTCTCGCATCACGCCGAACTGCTGTACCCGTCGATCCGCTGGGCCAACCAGAACATCATCCCTTTGAAGGAACCGTGGACCCAGCAGGGGGGCTGGCGGGCGATGGTGGCCAAGGCGATCCCCGGCGAGCCGGTCGATGCGCAGCGGGTGGACTTCACTTACAAGCTCAAAGGGTGGAAAGAGGCCTGCCAGACCCTGTCGAAGGAACTGAAGGACATCGGCCCCGGTTCGTTCATGCTCTGCCACGACTACCAGCAGGCGGCGGCGGTTGCGTTCTACCTGGACGGCCAGCCTCCGACCTACGCCGCATCGAGTTACTATCATGAAGACCCGGGCCGCATGACGCAGTACGACGTCTGGCCGGACCGCAACCTCGGCCCCGATTCGCCGCTGGTCGGAAAGAACGCGATCTTCCTTGGCCGGCACGAGATGCCCTTTCCTGATCTGCTCAACGCGTTCGAGCGCGTGGAAGGGGTGACTTCAACGCGAATGAAGCAGGTCGACGGCAAGTGGATCGAGATACCGATCCAGCGAGCCCTGAAAGTAGAGATCGTGACGGACGGTTTGGACGTGCGGTCGTTCCGGTATTTCAAGTGTTACGGGTTTAAAGGGATGACGCGCCCGGCCCCGGAGAAAGTCTCGCACTGA
- a CDS encoding phosphatase PAP2 family protein, giving the protein MSRKTLVILTLWIIAITIALMLDRPVAQWVHDQGWDREPFGLNNKHWFIRLLKAPGEYLVTLCSAILLAWLYVRRNVTRWQAAGLVLGASAISALNSVLKWIAGRKRPVSEIGIEPFSFDLFIGGIGGLIVAEKNLSFPSGHAALAFAWASAVSRLLPGWWPVFFACASATAVERVVENAHYFSDSVVGAAVGCLSTWAVVRLFEVVTRRRAERQGADLRISDPPTLNSRPHA; this is encoded by the coding sequence ATGTCGCGTAAGACGCTGGTCATTCTCACCCTCTGGATCATCGCGATCACGATCGCGTTGATGCTGGATCGTCCCGTCGCGCAGTGGGTGCACGACCAGGGATGGGACCGCGAGCCCTTCGGACTGAACAACAAGCACTGGTTCATCCGATTGCTCAAGGCACCGGGCGAATACCTCGTCACCCTCTGCTCGGCGATTCTTCTCGCGTGGCTGTACGTCAGACGCAACGTCACCCGCTGGCAGGCGGCGGGGCTGGTGCTGGGTGCCAGCGCGATCTCGGCGCTGAACAGTGTGCTCAAATGGATTGCCGGCCGAAAACGACCGGTGTCGGAGATCGGCATCGAACCATTCTCGTTCGATCTGTTCATCGGCGGCATCGGCGGCCTGATTGTCGCCGAGAAGAATCTCTCGTTCCCGTCGGGGCATGCTGCCTTGGCATTCGCGTGGGCGTCGGCGGTATCGCGATTGCTGCCGGGGTGGTGGCCGGTGTTCTTTGCCTGCGCCTCGGCGACGGCAGTCGAACGCGTCGTCGAGAACGCCCATTACTTCAGTGACAGCGTGGTCGGAGCGGCGGTCGGGTGCCTGTCGACGTGGGCGGTGGTGAGACTGTTCGAAGTCGTCACGCGACGGCGTGCCGAGCGACAAGGAGCCGACCTTCGCATTTCCGACCCACCCACCTTAAACTCCCGCCCACACGCATGA
- a CDS encoding bifunctional YncE family protein/alkaline phosphatase family protein gives MNCKHLALLVCLTCTAAAALAIQSPATRPAANSDERRVGPEDGDGGTIVTTGQLVRPAGKTLAYGGRPVDLCLSPDGKRLYVKNTGGLSVLDTATWAELSSSKYPAGSGSMHGVVAVATPAGDKLFVTGSGSAMHIATVAADGTVTWGASIDLPGPGPAAKPGYSHSLGLAVSRDLSTVYVCLSRNNTLGIVDLKAGKLVAQIDVGVCPYSVVLSADEATAYVSNFGGRCAVAGDTTAKSTGTDVVVDARTIATSGTVSRVDLKARKVTADIVVGLHPTQLKLSNDGKSLYLAAANSDEVQAIDLTAGKVAERIAVRPDANLPFGSLPNALALSPDGKTLYVANGGNNAVAVIELGKAGAAGKVAGFIPAGWFPGGVVTDGKSLYIANTKGEGSRTPDPRKPGWTSSQVRGSVSAVPLPSAEALAKMSAQVKADARVPEALRAMELAAASKDVPAKPVPAKVGEPSVFKHVVYVIKENRTYDQVFGAIGKGNSEPNLCIYGRDVTPNHHALAERFALLDNYYCNGVLSADGHQWATQGIVTDYQEKGFGGHTRSYDFGTDALTYANCNFIWDSVLLAGLSFRNYGEFDFPTLTGKAKDWYAVQKAWGTPDFSFKQSVEVEALRRFTCEAYPGWQMQIPDTRRMEVFLKEFAQFEKDGNFPSFVIVYLPQDHTQGSKATVPSPRAHVADNDLALGQMVQAISKSRFWKETCIFVNEDDPQNGFDHVDGHRSLCLVISPYTKRGEIVSKFYNQSSVLHTITRIFGLPPLNQLTAGAPTMEACFTDKPDFAPYTLVPNQIPIDEPNRRQAALSPREQKLQAEMDFSKPDIIEDDDLNELLWLAARPGQPYPKEWSGPHGKGLAALGLKKDPNAPKDEDD, from the coding sequence TTGAACTGCAAACATCTGGCACTGCTCGTCTGTCTTACCTGCACCGCCGCCGCAGCGCTAGCCATCCAGTCTCCCGCCACCCGCCCGGCCGCAAACAGCGACGAACGCCGCGTTGGCCCTGAGGACGGCGACGGCGGAACAATCGTCACGACCGGCCAACTCGTCCGCCCCGCCGGCAAGACCCTCGCCTACGGCGGCCGGCCGGTCGATCTCTGTCTTTCGCCCGACGGCAAACGCCTGTACGTCAAGAACACCGGCGGTCTCTCGGTTCTGGATACGGCGACGTGGGCAGAGCTATCAAGTAGCAAGTACCCCGCCGGCTCTGGATCGATGCACGGCGTCGTCGCCGTCGCCACGCCCGCAGGCGACAAGCTCTTCGTTACCGGCTCGGGCAGTGCGATGCACATCGCCACCGTCGCCGCCGATGGGACCGTCACCTGGGGCGCTTCGATCGACTTGCCCGGCCCCGGCCCCGCCGCCAAGCCCGGCTACTCCCACAGTCTGGGCCTGGCCGTCAGCCGCGACCTCTCCACCGTGTACGTCTGCCTGTCGCGTAATAACACACTCGGCATCGTGGACCTCAAGGCCGGCAAGCTTGTCGCGCAGATCGATGTCGGCGTCTGCCCCTACAGCGTGGTGCTGTCGGCGGATGAAGCGACGGCGTACGTATCGAACTTCGGCGGCCGCTGCGCCGTCGCCGGCGACACCACCGCCAAGTCCACCGGTACCGATGTAGTCGTCGATGCTCGAACCATCGCCACCAGCGGAACCGTATCGAGGGTCGATCTGAAGGCACGCAAAGTGACGGCCGACATCGTCGTCGGGCTGCACCCTACGCAGCTCAAACTCTCGAACGACGGCAAGTCGCTTTACCTGGCCGCCGCCAACTCGGACGAGGTGCAGGCAATCGACCTGACGGCGGGAAAAGTCGCCGAGCGGATCGCTGTCCGCCCCGATGCCAACCTGCCCTTCGGAAGCCTGCCCAATGCACTGGCGCTTTCGCCGGACGGCAAGACACTCTACGTCGCCAATGGCGGCAACAACGCCGTTGCGGTGATCGAGCTGGGCAAGGCCGGCGCGGCGGGCAAGGTGGCCGGGTTCATCCCTGCCGGATGGTTCCCCGGCGGCGTGGTGACCGACGGCAAATCACTCTACATCGCCAACACCAAGGGCGAAGGCTCGCGCACGCCCGACCCGCGCAAGCCGGGATGGACGTCTTCCCAGGTTCGCGGATCGGTATCGGCCGTGCCGCTGCCATCCGCCGAGGCACTGGCGAAGATGTCGGCCCAGGTGAAAGCCGATGCCCGCGTTCCCGAGGCTCTGCGGGCGATGGAACTCGCCGCCGCCAGCAAAGATGTCCCAGCCAAGCCGGTGCCGGCCAAAGTGGGCGAGCCTTCAGTCTTCAAGCACGTTGTCTATGTCATCAAAGAGAACCGCACGTACGACCAGGTGTTCGGCGCGATCGGCAAGGGCAACAGCGAACCCAACCTCTGCATCTACGGCCGCGATGTAACGCCCAACCATCACGCGCTCGCCGAACGATTCGCACTGCTCGACAACTATTACTGCAACGGCGTCCTCTCGGCCGACGGCCACCAGTGGGCCACGCAGGGCATCGTCACCGACTACCAGGAAAAGGGCTTCGGCGGGCACACCCGCAGCTACGATTTCGGCACCGACGCCCTCACCTACGCCAACTGCAACTTCATCTGGGACAGCGTGCTGCTCGCCGGCCTTTCGTTCCGCAACTACGGCGAGTTCGACTTCCCCACCCTCACCGGCAAGGCCAAAGACTGGTACGCCGTCCAGAAGGCCTGGGGCACGCCTGACTTTTCCTTCAAACAGTCGGTCGAGGTTGAAGCGTTGCGGCGATTCACCTGCGAGGCCTATCCCGGCTGGCAGATGCAGATTCCCGACACCCGCCGGATGGAAGTCTTTCTTAAAGAGTTCGCGCAGTTCGAGAAGGACGGCAACTTTCCCAGCTTCGTCATCGTCTACCTGCCGCAGGACCACACGCAGGGGTCGAAGGCCACCGTGCCCTCGCCGCGGGCGCACGTCGCCGACAACGACCTGGCCCTCGGCCAGATGGTGCAGGCGATCAGCAAGAGCCGGTTCTGGAAAGAGACGTGCATTTTCGTGAACGAGGACGACCCGCAGAACGGCTTCGACCACGTCGACGGCCATCGCTCGCTCTGTCTCGTTATCAGCCCGTATACGAAGCGCGGCGAAATCGTGAGCAAGTTCTACAACCAGTCGTCAGTGCTGCACACGATCACAAGGATCTTCGGTCTCCCGCCATTGAACCAGTTGACGGCCGGCGCACCGACGATGGAAGCCTGTTTCACCGACAAGCCGGACTTTGCGCCCTACACGTTGGTACCCAACCAGATCCCCATCGACGAGCCCAACCGCCGACAGGCAGCGCTCAGTCCCCGCGAACAGAAATTGCAGGCGGAGATGGATTTTTCGAAGCCGGACATCATCGAGGACGACGACCTGAACGAACTTCTCTGGCTGGCGGCGCGTCCGGGCCAGCCATACCCCAAGGAATGGTCCGGCCCCCACGGCAAAGGACTGGCGGCGCTGGGGCTCAAGAAGGATCCGAACGCGCCGAAGGATGAGGATGACTGA
- a CDS encoding rhamnogalacturonan acetylesterase, producing the protein MQLSVAPFGVFRLACILVFSLACNAIAHAAEAPLKPIKVVLVGDSTVTDAAGWGTGLAAIVRPEAKVVNHAKGGASTRSYTNAGLWKKALAEKPDYVLIQFGHNDQPGKGPERETDPATTYPEFLAKFVDEARAAGAKPILVTSLARRVFEGDKLRKDLEPYAEAVRKVGKEKDVPVLDLHVASKAAVEKLGPKESETWAPPPVKQPTGAPKPDRTHLNADGAKVVGKLVAEELKKNVPELVGYLK; encoded by the coding sequence ATGCAACTTTCCGTCGCGCCTTTCGGAGTGTTCAGGCTCGCCTGCATCCTGGTTTTCTCGCTCGCCTGCAATGCCATTGCGCATGCCGCGGAAGCGCCACTGAAACCCATCAAGGTCGTCCTCGTCGGTGACTCGACCGTTACTGACGCGGCGGGTTGGGGGACGGGGCTCGCCGCGATAGTGAGGCCGGAGGCGAAGGTCGTCAATCATGCCAAGGGCGGCGCGAGCACCCGGAGCTACACCAACGCCGGCCTTTGGAAGAAGGCGCTCGCCGAGAAGCCTGACTACGTGCTGATCCAGTTCGGCCACAACGACCAGCCCGGCAAAGGTCCCGAGCGTGAGACCGATCCGGCGACGACCTACCCTGAGTTCCTGGCGAAGTTCGTTGACGAGGCCCGCGCCGCCGGGGCCAAACCGATCCTGGTAACGTCGCTCGCCCGGCGGGTGTTCGAGGGCGACAAGCTGCGGAAGGATCTCGAGCCTTACGCCGAAGCCGTCCGCAAGGTGGGTAAGGAAAAGGACGTGCCGGTGCTCGATCTGCACGTTGCGAGCAAGGCGGCGGTCGAAAAGCTCGGGCCGAAGGAAAGCGAAACGTGGGCGCCGCCCCCGGTGAAACAGCCGACCGGTGCGCCCAAACCCGATCGCACACATCTCAACGCCGACGGGGCAAAGGTCGTCGGCAAACTGGTGGCGGAAGAGCTGAAGAAGAATGTGCCGGAGCTGGTGGGGTATCTGAAGTAA